A window of Flammeovirga kamogawensis genomic DNA:
GAAAAAAAGAATTGATCCAAGCCTTTTTAAATCTTCTGAACCAGATAGATTTGAAGAATGGGAATCGTTGTTTATGCAAGTGCATCCTAAAAGCTTTACACAGCAGAAGCTTTTTTTGATTAATCAAATTCGTAGAAGATATTGGATAGCTGAACCTATTAAGGTTGAAAGTGCTAAACCAAAAACTAAATCTGGAGTGGTAAGAAAATCTATTCCTAAAAAAGAAACTGATGTAGATGCTACTTCAAAAGTTGTCAAGAAAGTAGTAAGACCTACAATTAAACCAAAAATAGAAGGTGAGAATATTGATGAAGTAGAAAATAAAAAGCCTGCTCGTCCAAAATTCAAACCTAAAATGGGAGCAAAGCCTGTTATCAAAAAATCTGAGGATAATAATAAGGAAACTTCTGTAAAAAAAGGTGTACGCCCAGTAATCAAGGCGAAGTCTTCATCAACTGAGACAGATGATGTTAAGAAAAAAGTAGTTCGTCCTGTGATAAAACCTAAACCGGTATCTTCTGAAGAAGCTGAGCTAGCAGTAAAGAAGAAAGTAGTTAGGCCAGTAATCAAGCCGAAATCTTCATCACCTGAGACAGGTGATGTTAAGAAAAAAGCAGTTCGTCCTGTGATAAAACCTAAATCGGTATCTTCCGAAGAAGCTGAGCCAGCTGTAAAGAAGAAAGTAATTAGGCCAGTAATCAAGCCGAAATCTTCATCACCTGAGACAGGTGATGTTAAGAAAAAAGCAGTTCGCCCTGTGATAAAACCTAAATCAGTATCTCCCGAAGAAGCTGAGCCAGCTGTAAAGAAGAAAGTTGTTAGGCCAGTAATCAAGGCGAAGTCTTCATCAACTGAGACAGGTGATGTTAAGAAAAAAGTAGTTCGCCCTGTGATAAAACCTAAATCGGTATCTCCCGAAGAAGCTGAGCCAGCAGTAAAGAAGAAAGTTGTTAGGCCAGTAATCAAGCCGAAATCTTCATCACCTGAGACAGGTGATATTAAGAAAAAAGTAGTTCGTCCTGTAATAAAACCTAAGAAGAAGGAAGATTAATTATAATAGTGGTTTAAGAGCATTCATTACTGTAGATGCAACAATTTTTGTTCCTTCAATATTTGGGTGAATTCCATCCTTTTGGTTTAATGTTTCGTTACCAGCAACTCCTTTGAGTAAGAATGGTAGTAAAAATGTATTTTTCTCTTTAGAAATTTGAGGAAAAATTAATTTGAACTCATTGAAATATTTCTCGCCCATATTTGGAGGCGGTACTATTCCTGCAAGTAAAATTTTACAATTAGGGTTCTTAGTTCTTACTATATTAATAATATCTATTAAGTTTTCCTTAGAGCTTTTCGGATCTAGACCACGTAAAGCATCATTACCACCAAGGGAAAGTACAAAAATATCTGGAGTATTTTGATTGAGTACCCATTCTATTCTATTTTTTCCACCAGCTGTTGTTTCACCACTTAGACCTGCATTTATGCAATGATAGGGAATGTTTAAGCTATCATAAGTTGCTTGAATGATGGATGGATAAGATTGTTCTTTTTCTAAACCATATCCTGCTGTTAAACTATTACCATAAAAAGTAATCACTTTTCTACTGTCTTTTTCTATGCTTTTTCTAACCTCAGTTTTAGTAGATTCATGTTTAGTGTTTTCATTGTTACTTGTATTAGAACAACTAAATAATGAACTAATAGAAAGGAGTATAATTATAGAAAAAATGCGAATGTTCTTCATTTCTTGCAAGGGTATAGTTGAATGTACTATTATCAAAAGTAAATAAAATAAAGCAAGTAAATTGTAATCACTTACTTGTTAAACCTAATTTTATTACCAATACAATGCAAAAAGATTTTAAAATCCATAAAGTATTGTCGTATTGGGCACTTCGCGTTATACCTGTTGTAGTTCTTTTTCAATCACTCTTGTATAAGATGGGCGAAGATCCCGAATCTGTGTATATATATTATCAACTAGGTCTAGGTGATGATATTAGATTATTTATTGCTGTTGTAGAGTTTATTGCCTGTTTTTTACTAGCCTATCGATCTTTGTGTAAATGGGGAGCGTGGATAGCTGTTGTATTAACCTCATTTCAATTACTTGCACAAATCTTTATTCTAGGAATTGACTTGCCTGTGGAAGAAGGATTATCAAACGGTATGCAATTGTTTGGAATGTCATTAGTTACTTTATTAACATGCCTATTAATTATTGAGCAGGAATTAAGAAAATCGACTTATTTTAAACAA
This region includes:
- a CDS encoding arylesterase, which encodes MKNIRIFSIIILLSISSLFSCSNTSNNENTKHESTKTEVRKSIEKDSRKVITFYGNSLTAGYGLEKEQSYPSIIQATYDSLNIPYHCINAGLSGETTAGGKNRIEWVLNQNTPDIFVLSLGGNDALRGLDPKSSKENLIDIINIVRTKNPNCKILLAGIVPPPNMGEKYFNEFKLIFPQISKEKNTFLLPFLLKGVAGNETLNQKDGIHPNIEGTKIVASTVMNALKPLL